A window of Panicum virgatum strain AP13 chromosome 8K, P.virgatum_v5, whole genome shotgun sequence contains these coding sequences:
- the LOC120643368 gene encoding uncharacterized protein LOC120643368, with amino-acid sequence MKDPAGYQDKISDESKRAILKNLKQSRYIPTVSDYERQISKPENKKKSCETIKKQKAARQQQAEDMGLTEEQLTAFEQGTLELESAPIAYKYAHGKDLLEDTKELQKLPTRMRELHNWYKEQTKNGSITFGVRVPTKIYHQRNEHTMWIEFESLFYLFQKRDLDIQLLSLWTIMEAQQCIVRNINHVAFLDLERLNNHTCNGRGAELWDLANDLARIFLEFQRKESILLAYECDYHYVLIEIMLEQSVVNVYDSKRRPLSHIIALEHILNMAFEQYRKKSKRHRPFWKDFTVKRMDMFTLTQPLGNNQCGFYVMWAMHQFTGDGTSAGQLLGNELNTR; translated from the exons ATGAAAGACCCAGCTGGTTACCAGGACAAAATCAGCGATGAATCAAAGCGCGCCATACTCAAAAATTTGAAACAGTCGAGGTATATCCCGACCGTCTCGGACTACGAACGGCAGATCTCTAAAccagaaaataaaaagaaaagctGTGAAACGATAAAGAAACAAAAGGCGGCAAGGCAACAACAAGCCGAAGACATGGGATTAACAGAGGAGCAGCTCACAGCCTTCGAGCAAGGCACCTTGGAATTAGAGAGCGCTCCCATCGCATACAAGTATGCCCATGGCAAAGATCTACTGGAGGACACGAAAGAGCTCCAAAAGTTGCCGACAAGGATGCGTGAGCTGCACAATTGGTACAAAGAACAGACCAAGAATGGATCCATAACATTCGGGGTTAGGGTCCCAACAAAAATCTACCATCAAAGGAATGAACACACAATGTGGATTGAATTCGAAAGCCTGTTCTACCTATTCCAGAAGCGCGACCTAGACATTCAACTACTAAGCCTATGGACTAT TATGGAGGCACAACAATGCATAGTGAGGAACATTAATCATGTTGCCTTCTTGGACCTTGAGCGACTAAATAATCATACATGCAATGGTCGTGGGGCTGAACTATGGGATCTAGCGAATGATTTGGCAAGGATATTCTTAGAATTCCAACGTAAAGAAAGCATACTCTTAGCCTACGAGTGCGA CTACCATTATGTCCTCATAGAAATCATGCTAGAACAGAGCGTGGTCAATGTCTACGACTCGAAGAGGAGGCCACTAAGTCACATCATAGCACTCGAACATATACTAAACAT GGCCTTTGAGCAATATCGTAAGAAAAGTAAAAGACATAGACCATTTTGGAAAGATTTCACTGTAAAGAGAATGGATATGTTCACACTCACTCAACCATTGGGCAACAACCAGTGTGGCTTCTATGTCATGTGGgcaatgcaccagttcaccggCGATGGTACATCAGCTGGGCAATTACTT GGTAACGAACTTAACACCCGTTAG